Sequence from the Thermus albus genome:
GGGCAGCGTTCTCGTTTTTCACTTCCTTAAGGGCCTGAAAAAGAAAAGCGTCAAAGGTATAGGCCCCGGCGTTCACCTCCCGGATGGCCTTCACCTCCGGGGAAGCATCCTTCTCCTCCACATTGCCCACCACTTCTTCCCCCTGGCGCAGGATGCGGCCATAGCCGGTGGGGTCAGGGAGCTCCACGGTGAGGAGGGCCATCCCCGCCCCCTCCTCTACCCTCTCCAGAAGAGCCCTGAGGGTTTCCGGGCGCAGAAGGGGGGTATCCCCTTGGGTGACCAAAATGGGCCCAGGGAATCCCCTCAAGAAGGCCTCCGCCTGCAGGAGGGCATGGGCGGTGCCCAGCTGTGCCTCTTGCACCGCCACCTCCACCGGGTAGCCCTTTAAGGCCTCCATCACCTGTTTAGCCCCATGGCCCACCACCACCACCAACTTCTCCGGAGCTAAGGCCAAGGCCGTTTCTACCCCATAGGCCAGCATGGGCTTGCCCAAAAGGGGATGGAGCACCTTGGGCAGGCGGGACTTCATGCGGGTCCCCTGCCCGGCGGCCAGGATCACATGGGCGTGCATAGTGTCATTTTAGAGAAAAGGGGGGTGTAGGGGGCTATAATCCCCCGGTTTTCAAACCGGGGATACATGGGTCAGCGAAGCTACATGCGACCGAAGGTCGCTTAGCTCCCCCACGTGCCCCGCAGGAGCACATGGCATGGTGAGCTGCACATGTGTGGTACAATTCCCTTGGGGACAGCGTTCCCCGTGGACCTTGAAACTTGGAGTAGGGGGTTCCATCGGGTAGTCCGATGGGTAAAACTCCAAACGAACACCCGTGGCAGAGCCAGAAGCATTGCGCTCGCCTGCCGATACGGAGTCAAGGTTTTTCTGGGCTCGGGTCNNNNNNNNNNGTGTGGTCCTGCACCACCTCTAGACCCATCCTCTCCAGCTCCCGCACCAAGGCCTGCACCGCCCCCCTAACCCCATCGGTGATGAGGGGGCTTCCGAAGCGGCTTACGCCCGCGTAGATGCCCTTGGTACTCCCCCGCACCTCCAAGAGCAGGCCCTGGGTGAGGTCCTCCTCCTCCACATGGGTGAGGACATAAAAGCCCTCCTCCCCCCGGGCCACCTCCAAAAAGACCGCCACCCCGCCCGGAACAACCACGGGGGCCTTAACCAAGACCAGCTTTTCCGGAAGATTCCCCTTTAAGAGGGCGTGGGCCACCTGATACCTCCTTATGGGCGGCCAAGGCATGGGATCCTCGGCCACCTTGGTAAAGACCGCATGGAAAAAGGTGCGGCCTGCCTCCTGCCACTTGAGGGCGTACTTGGTGCGGAGATGGGCCTCAGGAGGGTCCTTCACCTCCACCCGGTAGAGCCGGGTTCGTTCCGCCTCCTCCAGGGCGAAGCGAAAATACTCCTCGTGGTCGGTGGTGAGAAGGAGGTCCCCGCCCTCCCCAAGCCGGGTGGAAAGCCTGCGGAAAAAACCCTCCTGCAAAAGGCGCTTCTTCTGGTGGCGCTTTTTGGGCCAGGGGTCGGGGAAGTTGACGATCACCCGCCTAAGGCTTCTCGGTGGAACCAGGTTCCGTAGGGCGAAGGGGCCTTGTCCGTGGTAAAGGCGCACGTTCCCAATCCCCTCCCGCCTCAGGCGCCTATAGGCCCTAAGGACGCTGGCCGCCGAAACCTCGGCCCCCAGGATGAGCCAGTGGGGGTGGGCCTGGGCCAGCTCCGCGGTGAAGCGTCCGTCGCCAAAGCCCACCTCGAGGACCAAAGGCCCCTCCTGGCCAAAGAGGTCCTGGATGCGGGGAGGCCAGGTGGCCAAGGAAGCGGGTCGCACCAACACAAAGGGAGATTATAGGACCTTTTCAAAACCTTTTCACAGGATAGACCCAAGATGGAAGCAGGAGGTTGGGTTATGGCCCTCTTTGGCAATCTCCATTCCGTACCCCTGGAGGAGCTCCTCCAGGTCCTGGCCCAAAAGGAAGGGGCCCTAGAGATTTGGAACGTAAAGGATATTCCCGCCACCACCATCTACCTGAAGCCCAGCCGTATCCGCTCCGTTGACCAAAACGGTAAGCCCCTGGATTCCCTGATGGCCCAAGGCCGTCTTACAAGCCCTGATCCAAGCCCGGCAAGGCAGCTTTGAGTTCATTCCCGGGGCAAAACCCAAGCACCGGCACCGCCTGAACTGGCCTCTGGAGAAGGTCCTTCTCAGCACCGTCACTCTTCAGGACGAGCTGGAACGCTACCGCCCCTACCTCCCCCACCCCCGGGCCATTTTCAAGGCCACCCTTATAGCAAGGAAGCATCTTTCCCAGGAAAGCTTTTTGCAAAAGGCCCTGCCCCACCTGGTGAGGGGGGCTTCCGCAGAAACCTTAGCCAAAGCCCTGGAAATGCCCCTAGACCTGGCGCGGTTTTACCTCTTCCACCTGGAAAGAAAAGGCCTGGTGGAACGCACAGGACAGATGGAAAGTGGCCGGAGTGGCCTCTTGACCTTGATCCTTAAGGGGGTGGGGCTATGAAACCCAGCGCAGCGTTTTCCCCCAAGCGGGTTTTGTTGGTGGATGACGAACCTATCCAGCGCCTTCTCCTCATGCGGGCCCTCGAGCCCCTAGGGGTAGAGGTGCAGGAAGCCCGGAACGGCCAAGAAGCCCTGGATCTTCTTAAGGATGGCCTCCCCCAGGTGGTGCTCACCGATTTGCACATGCCGGTCATGGATGGCTTGGAACTCACCCGCAGGGTCAAGGCCCTTGATCCCCTTCTCCCCGTGATCCTCCTCACCGCCGATGGGGACAAGGAGGTGCGCCTAAGGGGGATAGAAGTCGGGGCCGACGACTTCCTGAACCGCCCCGTGGACCTCACGGAACTCCGGCTCAGGGTGCGGGGGCACCTGGAAAGGCGCCGGCTTCAGGAAAAGCTGGAGGACCTGGAAAGAACCCTCCTGGCCTTGGTGCGGGCAGTGGAGGCCAAGGACGCCTACACCGCCGGCCACGGGGAAAGGGTGGCCCAATACGCCCTTTGGACCGCGGAGGAGCTAGGGGCCAGGAACGGGGAGCTGGAGGACCTGCGAATGGGGGCGCTGCTACACGACGTGGGCAAGATCGCCATCCCCGACCATATCCTGCGGGGCGACTACACGCTCACGGAAAACGAGTGGCGCTTCATCCGACAGCACCCGGTGAAGGGCGATGAGATCATCCAGCCCCTAAGGGCTTACCCTCGCCTAAGGCCGTATGTGCGCTGGCACCATGAGAAGCTGGACGGCTCCGGCTACCCCGATGGCCTTACCGATATCCCCCTCCTGGTCCAGGCCCTCACCGCCGCCGACATCTACGATGCCCTCACCAGCGTGCGCACCTACCGCAAGCTCTTGCGCCCCGAGGAAGCCTTAGGGGTGCTGGAGGAGGAAGCGAGAAAGGGAAGGCTCCACCGGGAGGTGGTGCGGGCCATGAAAAGCGGCCTTATCCGCAACCGAACCCTGCGAACGGCCTAAAGGCCGTACTCCTCCCAACGGGAGTCCACCAGGGCTTGGATGCGGGGGTCCATGCGGATGCGCTCGGGCCAGGTGCGGGTGAAGCCCTCCTCGGGGAACTTACGGGTGCCGTCCAGCACCAAAACCGGGCCCTCCACCCCCTGCATGACCCGGGCATCCCGCTCCGGGTCTATGTTGTTAAGAACGGCCCAAAGGAGCTCCTCAGGGGTCAAGAGGGTGTCGTGGTCCGCCAGGAGAAGAAGGCGGATGCCAGCGCTTTGCGGGGTGTTGAGGAGCCTTTCCGCCAAGGAGAAGGCCTGCCCTGGGCGTTCCTTGCGCAAGGCCACGCCCCAAATCCCCGGCCACTGGCGTTGGTCCTCCACCTCCAGAGGGGGTAGTTCCGCATGCGCCCGGGGTGTGAAGGGCACCTCTCCCCCCTCCTCAGGAAGCTTGCGGGTGCCGTCCAGGACCAGCTTTCCCCCAAAGGCAAAGCCGCGGGAGCTATGGTCTAGGACGTCCATGGGCCCTCTTAGAAGAAGGGTATCCCGGCCAGGTAGGGCATGCTTAAGGGCCTCCTGCAGGGTCCTAAAGCCCGGCTTCACCGGCACGTCCCCGTCCACGGCCACGATCACCTTGGCGAACATCATCTGGCCTAGGCCCAGCATCCCATAGGCCACCTTGTAGGCCTGGCCTGGGTACTCCTTGCGCAGGGCCACGTTCACCCAGTTGTGGGCCACCCCCTCGGGGGGCATGTGGTAGTCCACCACCTCGGGGAGCACCAAGCGCAAGGGGGGCAGGAAAAGCCGCTCGGAGGCCTCTATGAGGTAGGCATCCTCCATGGGGGGCATCCCCACAATGGTGGCGGGGTAGATGGCTCCCCGCCGGTGGGTGATGGCGGTCACGTGAAAACGAGGGTAAAGGTCCACGGGGGTGTAAAAGCCGGTGTGGTCGCCAAAGGGGCCTTCCTCCACCAGGGGCTCTTCCGGGTCAATGTAGCCCTCCAGGACAAACTCCGCCTCGGCAGGCACCGGCAGGTCCACGGTTAGCCCCCGGGCCAGCTCCACTGGGGCTCCCCGCAGAAAGCCCGCCAGGTGGAACTCGCTCACCCCGGGCAAGGGGGGCAAGGGGGCGGTGGCGGCATAGGTGAGGATGGGATCCCCTCCCAAGGCCACGGCCACCTCCAGCTTTTTCCCCTGTTTCCTGGCCTTCTCCAGGTGGCGGCGGCCCACCTTGTGGAGCTGCCAGTGCATGGCGGTGCTCTTCCCGTCCAGGACCTGCATCCGGTACATGCCCACGTTGAGCTCCCCGGTCTCTGGGTCCTTGGTGATCACCAGGGGCAGGGTGAGGAAAGGCCCTCCGTCCAAGGGCCAGCACTTGAGGATGGGAAGGCGGGAAAGGTCCACCGCCTCCCCCTTCAGGACCACTTCCTGGACCGGAGCCCTTCGCACCCACCTGGGGAAAAACCCTTTGAGGAGAGGGAGCTTGGGAAGCAGGCTCAAAAGGGCGGAAAGTCCCCCTTTGCCAGGCTTAAGGGCCAGCAAGGCTTCCACCTTGGCCGCAAGCTGGTCCAGGTCCTCCACCCCCAAGGCCAAGGCGGTGCGCTCCCGGGTGCCAAAGAGGCCGATGGCCACGGGGAAGTCCTTACCCACCACCCTTTCAAAAAGAAGGGCTGGCCCCCCCGCCTTCACCATGCGGTCCGCGATCTCGGTGATCTCCAGTTCGCTGGAAACGGGTACCCTGATGCGCTTAAGCTCCCCCCTCTTTTCCAGGGACAGGAGGTAGGCCTCGAGGTTCCTAAACACCCCCAAGCTTACCCAAAGGGGAAAAGCCGTGAGGATTGCCGCCTACACTTCCAGCACCAGGTGCTCCAGCCGGTGGGACCTTGGGGTGCCGTGGACCAGGATGGCCTCGAGCCTCACTGGGAGATCGTCCCGGCCCAAAAGGTGGTGGGCGCTTTTCAGCAGGCGCTCCACCTTCCTCGGGGTAATGGCCTCCAAAGGGCCTCCAAACGCCCCCGAGCCACGTTGCTTCACCTCCACCACCACATACACCCCGTCCTTCTCCATGAAGAGGTCCACCTCGCCAAAAGGGGTGCGGCGGTTGCGCCCAAGAAGCCGGTACCCCCGTTCAAGAAGATAGGAAAGCGCCAAGTCCTCGGCCCAACCTCCCCTCATCTACCCCCTCCAGATGGGGTTTCCTTCCGTACCGGCGCGAGGCCAAAACGGCTTCAAGGCGTCCACTCCTGAAAGAGCTCCCCGTCCAGGTAAAGCCGAAAGAGGACCTTCCCCACCACCTGGTAGGTGCCCGTAACCCGTAAGCCCTCCTGCCCTTCCCCCTCGTAGACCA
This genomic interval carries:
- the trmB gene encoding tRNA (guanosine(46)-N7)-methyltransferase TrmB, encoding MLVRPASLATWPPRIQDLFGQEGPLVLEVGFGDGRFTAELAQAHPHWLILGAEVSAASVLRAYRRLRREGIGNVRLYHGQGPFALRNLVPPRSLRRVIVNFPDPWPKKRHQKKRLLQEGFFRRLSTRLGEGGDLLLTTDHEEYFRFALEEAERTRLYRVEVKDPPEAHLRTKYALKWQEAGRTFFHAVFTKVAEDPMPWPPIRRYQVAHALLKGNLPEKLVLVKAPVVVPGGVAVFLEVARGEEGFYVLTHVEEEDLTQGLLLEVRGSTKGIYAGVSRFGSPLITDGVRGAVQALVRELERMGLEVVQDHT
- a CDS encoding HD-GYP domain-containing protein, giving the protein MKPSAAFSPKRVLLVDDEPIQRLLLMRALEPLGVEVQEARNGQEALDLLKDGLPQVVLTDLHMPVMDGLELTRRVKALDPLLPVILLTADGDKEVRLRGIEVGADDFLNRPVDLTELRLRVRGHLERRRLQEKLEDLERTLLALVRAVEAKDAYTAGHGERVAQYALWTAEELGARNGELEDLRMGALLHDVGKIAIPDHILRGDYTLTENEWRFIRQHPVKGDEIIQPLRAYPRLRPYVRWHHEKLDGSGYPDGLTDIPLLVQALTAADIYDALTSVRTYRKLLRPEEALGVLEEEARKGRLHREVVRAMKSGLIRNRTLRTA
- a CDS encoding menaquinone biosynthesis decarboxylase, giving the protein MFRNLEAYLLSLEKRGELKRIRVPVSSELEITEIADRMVKAGGPALLFERVVGKDFPVAIGLFGTRERTALALGVEDLDQLAAKVEALLALKPGKGGLSALLSLLPKLPLLKGFFPRWVRRAPVQEVVLKGEAVDLSRLPILKCWPLDGGPFLTLPLVITKDPETGELNVGMYRMQVLDGKSTAMHWQLHKVGRRHLEKARKQGKKLEVAVALGGDPILTYAATAPLPPLPGVSEFHLAGFLRGAPVELARGLTVDLPVPAEAEFVLEGYIDPEEPLVEEGPFGDHTGFYTPVDLYPRFHVTAITHRRGAIYPATIVGMPPMEDAYLIEASERLFLPPLRLVLPEVVDYHMPPEGVAHNWVNVALRKEYPGQAYKVAYGMLGLGQMMFAKVIVAVDGDVPVKPGFRTLQEALKHALPGRDTLLLRGPMDVLDHSSRGFAFGGKLVLDGTRKLPEEGGEVPFTPRAHAELPPLEVEDQRQWPGIWGVALRKERPGQAFSLAERLLNTPQSAGIRLLLLADHDTLLTPEELLWAVLNNIDPERDARVMQGVEGPVLVLDGTRKFPEEGFTRTWPERIRMDPRIQALVDSRWEEYGL
- a CDS encoding YraN family protein, yielding MRGGWAEDLALSYLLERGYRLLGRNRRTPFGEVDLFMEKDGVYVVVEVKQRGSGAFGGPLEAITPRKVERLLKSAHHLLGRDDLPVRLEAILVHGTPRSHRLEHLVLEV